In the genome of Streptomyces sp. SAI-127, the window AAGACGTTGGCGATGTCGCTGGGCAGGGAGGACGGGACGGTGATGTTGATCTTTCCGTCGCCGCGGGTCCACCGCAGACTGCCGCTCGTGCCGAGCAGCCGAACCCGGGACGTGGCGCTGATGGGGATGTCACCCGGCACCGAGAGGGTGCCGCTGGGCTTGCCCAGCACGATGATGTTGAACTTGCCGGGGGAGACGGTGTAGCGGATGCCGAGCGCACTGCCCTCCTCCTCCGCCCGCACCCAGGGTGTCGACCCGTAGATCGCGGGGCCGTTGACGTTCAGCCAGGCGCCGATGTCCTTCAGCCGTTCCTGCATGATCTCGGGGATCGTGCCGTCCGGCTTGGGACCGATGTTGAGCAGCAGATTGCCGTTCTTGCTGACCACGTCGGCGAGCAGCCGGATCAGGAACTCGGAGGTCTTGTAGTCCTCGTCCGGCTCGTGCTTGTTGTAGCCCCAGGAGTAGCCGATGGTCATGCAGCACTCCCACTTCTGCGGGTCCATCGTGGGGTTGGTGCGCTGCTCGTACGTCGCGAAGTCGAAGTGGGTGTCGAACCGGTCGTTGATCACGACACCCTTGGGGTACTTACGGTTCTTGGCCTGGTTGTAGTAGTGCGCCATGGGTTCTTCGCTGCGCCACGGCGGGTTGCCGGTGGGCCGGAACCACTGGCCGTCGGCCCAGAGCAGCTCCGGGTCGTAACGGTCGATGATCTCGTACAGCTGCTTGAGCTCGTAGTCGCCGACGTAGTCCTGGACCGGCTTGTAGCCGGTCATCGGAATCTCCTCGTCGGTGTAGAAGTTGCGCATCGGCCGGCCGATCGCCGGGTTGAAGAACTCGCCGAGCGAGTAGTACAGGCCCGGCCGCACGGTGCCGCGCCTGCGGGCCGCGGTCATCAGCTCACCGACCAGGTCACGCTTCGGGCCGTACGCCACGGAGTGACGGTCCGTCACCTGGCTCGGGTAGAGGGCGAATCCGTCGTGGTGCTTGCTGGTCAGCGCGAAGTACTCGGCGCCCGCCTGCTCGAACAGCTTCACCCAGGCGTCGGGATCGTACTTCTCGGCCTTGAACTGCGGGATGAGATCGTCGTAGGTGACGTTCTCGCCGTACGTGTCGCGGTGGTACTTCCACTCGGCGGTGTCCTTGGTGCTCTGGTACCACAGGTACCACTCCGAGGCGCTTCTCGGTGTCGCGCCGCCGATCACCGAGTAGATGCCCCAGTGGACGAAGATGCCGAACTTGGCGTCCTTGTACCAGCGCGGCAGCGGGTGGGTGTCGAGGGAGGCCTTGGTGGGCTGGTAGTCGGGGATGCCCGGGACTCCGGACGAAGTGCCCTGGCTGAGTGCCTGGGCGGTGCCGGGCGGGGCGAGCAGCACCGCGCCACCGAGGGCGGCCGCGGTGGTCATGAAGTGTCTGCGGTCGACTGCCATGAATGTGCCTCTCAGCTGTGCGTGGAGAAGGAGTCGAAGAGTGCGGTCGTGATCTGGCCGGGGTAGTCGAGGTTGACGGCGCTCGCGACCAGACCGGCGTCGCCCGTGCCGCTCGCGGACGGCACGGTGGCGGTGGCGACCTGTTGCCAGGCGGTGCCGTCGGAACTGGCGTACGCGGTGTAGGCGGTGCCGTCGCGGACGAGCTTCAGCCAGGCGGGGTGGTACGAACTGCCGCCCCCGGCCCAGGTGTCGAGCTTCCCGTCACCGTCGCTGTCGGTCAGGAACTCCAGTCCGAACTGCGCGGACATGGTGAGCACCGCGTAGCCGCCCGCCTCCAGCGCGGTGAAGTCGTTGGCCACGGCGATCCCCGCCTTGGCGGACGGGCCGCTGCCGGTCTGACCGACGACCCGGGCGGTCACCGTGCCGGACGGTGGCGCGGCGTCGGCGAGATAGACGGCCGCCTTCTCGTCCTTCCAGCCGGACAGGTCCTGGCCGCCCGCCCAGATGGCGAACTGGTCGCCGTTCTGGGCGTATTGGGCCTGCTCGGTGGTGGTGGAGGCCGTCAGATACGGCGCCCGCACCTCGGACGGAGCGGGGGTCACCGTGGCGTCCACGCTGTCGGAGTCGCGCCGGGTGCGACCGTCCTGGACGAAGGAGGTGCGTACGCCGATCTCGTGGGTGCCCCAGGTCGCGTCGGCCGCCGGGGTCACCGTCCAGATGACTTTGGCGCTGTCGCCCGGCGCGAGAGAGAGGGGCCGCGTGCTGCCGGCCGGTTCGGCGGACCAGCCGTCCGGGAGATCGAGGCGAGTGCTGACCTGAGTGACTGTCGCGGGACCGGTGTTGGTGACGGTCGACGTGATCTCCGTGCCGTCGCCGCCGGCTTGCACGGTCGGCCGGTACGGGGTGAGACGGACGCGGGCCGAGGGGCAGTCACGGGCCACCCGCAGCCCGGCGAGGTCGACCGCGTCGGCGAACGCCTTCATCCCGGTGTCGTTGGGGTGCAGATGGTCACCGGAGTCGAACGCGGCGCCGTAGCGAGTGGGGTCGTCCGGGTCCCGCACCGCCTTGTCGAAGTCGGCGTAGCCGTCGAAGACGCCACCCTCGCGTACGAACGTGTTGACCTTCTGCCGGTCGGCCTCCTTGGCCTCGGTCCACCAGTCGCCCCAGCCGCGATACGGCACGACCGTCGCGCCGATCACGCGCAGTCCGCGTTCGTGGGCGCGGCGCACGATCTCCTTCATGCCGTCGATCACCTGATCGCCGGTGGCGCCGCCCCAGCTGAGGTCGTTGACCCCCTCGAACAGGACCACCGTCCGGGCGCCCGGCTGCGACAGCACGTCGCGTTCCAGCCGGTCCAGTGCCGACGGGTTGCCGTCGACACCGGCCGTGATCCGGTTGCCGCTGATGCCCTCGTTCAGCACCCCGGCGGTGGTCGTGCAGGCCGACAGCCGGCCCGCCAGGTAGTCGGGCCAGCGCCGGTTGGCGTTGGAGGTGGAGGCCGCGCCGTCGGTGATGGAGTCGCCGAGCGCGACCACCGAGCCCGCCGCGTTTCCGCCCTGGACGTCGACGCCGGTCAGGAACGGGAAGGTGGAGTCGGTCTTGGTGAAGGCGTCCCCGTCGGCGTCCGCGGCGTGGTCGCCGCCGCCGTCGGGCGTCCAGTAGACGGTCTGGAGGCCCATCCAGTGCTGGCTGATGTGGGTGAGCCGGCCGGGGAAGTACAGGCTGACGACCAGGTCGCTGCGGGCGGGCACGGTGAGTTGGACCTGATCGCTGGCCGCCTGCTCGCCGGCCGCGATCGTCACCCCACTCTTCCCGCCGAACCGCAGCTTCTGCGGCTTCGTGACGGCGGA includes:
- a CDS encoding alpha-L-fucosidase, whose translation is MAVDRRHFMTTAAALGGAVLLAPPGTAQALSQGTSSGVPGIPDYQPTKASLDTHPLPRWYKDAKFGIFVHWGIYSVIGGATPRSASEWYLWYQSTKDTAEWKYHRDTYGENVTYDDLIPQFKAEKYDPDAWVKLFEQAGAEYFALTSKHHDGFALYPSQVTDRHSVAYGPKRDLVGELMTAARRRGTVRPGLYYSLGEFFNPAIGRPMRNFYTDEEIPMTGYKPVQDYVGDYELKQLYEIIDRYDPELLWADGQWFRPTGNPPWRSEEPMAHYYNQAKNRKYPKGVVINDRFDTHFDFATYEQRTNPTMDPQKWECCMTIGYSWGYNKHEPDEDYKTSEFLIRLLADVVSKNGNLLLNIGPKPDGTIPEIMQERLKDIGAWLNVNGPAIYGSTPWVRAEEEGSALGIRYTVSPGKFNIIVLGKPSGTLSVPGDIPISATSRVRLLGTSGSLRWTRGDGKINITVPSSLPSDIANVFTVDWAR
- a CDS encoding GDSL-type esterase/lipase family protein, which translates into the protein MASLLPAAPAAAETAQPGWTGTWATAQHAAYDPGTSEVTVRIPVRVSAGGSSVRIRLTNDFTTEPVTIGHATVGLRDGGSAVTKPQKLRFGGKSGVTIAAGEQAASDQVQLTVPARSDLVVSLYFPGRLTHISQHWMGLQTVYWTPDGGGDHAADADGDAFTKTDSTFPFLTGVDVQGGNAAGSVVALGDSITDGAASTSNANRRWPDYLAGRLSACTTTAGVLNEGISGNRITAGVDGNPSALDRLERDVLSQPGARTVVLFEGVNDLSWGGATGDQVIDGMKEIVRRAHERGLRVIGATVVPYRGWGDWWTEAKEADRQKVNTFVREGGVFDGYADFDKAVRDPDDPTRYGAAFDSGDHLHPNDTGMKAFADAVDLAGLRVARDCPSARVRLTPYRPTVQAGGDGTEITSTVTNTGPATVTQVSTRLDLPDGWSAEPAGSTRPLSLAPGDSAKVIWTVTPAADATWGTHEIGVRTSFVQDGRTRRDSDSVDATVTPAPSEVRAPYLTASTTTEQAQYAQNGDQFAIWAGGQDLSGWKDEKAAVYLADAAPPSGTVTARVVGQTGSGPSAKAGIAVANDFTALEAGGYAVLTMSAQFGLEFLTDSDGDGKLDTWAGGGSSYHPAWLKLVRDGTAYTAYASSDGTAWQQVATATVPSASGTGDAGLVASAVNLDYPGQITTALFDSFSTHS